One stretch of Brevibacillus laterosporus DNA includes these proteins:
- a CDS encoding alveolysin, translating into MRILNRLKATKLLICLSTSLCIINYPFISFAEKPNTNVDSETSKPIDIDTGIANLNYNVHDILAVNGDQIDSYVPTEGVKSNGKFIVVKREKKSLTTSPVDISIIDSMANRTYPGAMQLANDAFVANQPTLLMAKRKPLNISIDLPGMKRENTITVENPTFGNVSGAIDELVSTWSEKYSTTNTLPARLQYAESMVYSKDQIASALNVNSKILNNSLGIDFNAIASGEKKVMVAAYKQIFYTVNAELPNNPSDLFDDSVTFEELIRKGVSDEAPPVMVSNVAYGRTIYVKLETTSKSKDVQAAFKALLKNTNVEASGQYKDIFEDSSFTAVVLGGDSKEHNKVVTKDFDEIRNIIKDNAEFSLKNPAYPISYTSIFLKDNSIAAIHNNTDYIETTSTEYSKGKILLDHYGAYVAQFEVSWDEFSYDKDGNEVLTHKTWDGNYQSKTAHFSTVIPLPPNSKNIRILARECTGLAWEWWRTIIDEYNVPLTNEIKVSIGGTTLQPSASISH; encoded by the coding sequence TTGAGAATTCTAAACCGTTTAAAAGCAACAAAATTACTCATTTGCTTAAGCACAAGTTTATGCATTATTAATTATCCTTTTATTTCTTTTGCTGAAAAACCTAATACTAATGTAGACAGTGAAACAAGCAAGCCTATTGACATTGATACTGGAATAGCTAACTTAAACTATAATGTTCACGATATTTTAGCAGTAAATGGTGATCAAATAGATAGTTATGTTCCAACAGAAGGTGTTAAATCAAATGGTAAATTTATAGTGGTTAAACGAGAGAAAAAATCACTTACAACTTCACCAGTGGATATTTCCATTATTGATTCTATGGCGAATCGTACCTATCCAGGCGCAATGCAACTTGCAAACGACGCTTTTGTGGCAAATCAACCTACTTTATTAATGGCCAAGAGAAAACCCTTGAATATTAGTATAGATTTACCTGGGATGAAAAGAGAAAATACAATAACGGTTGAAAACCCAACATTTGGTAATGTATCTGGAGCAATCGATGAATTAGTATCTACTTGGAGTGAAAAGTATTCAACAACAAATACTTTACCTGCAAGACTACAGTATGCAGAATCCATGGTTTATAGCAAAGATCAAATAGCAAGTGCTCTTAATGTTAACTCTAAAATTCTTAACAATTCACTGGGAATTGACTTTAATGCTATTGCTAGTGGAGAGAAGAAAGTAATGGTTGCTGCGTATAAGCAAATATTTTATACGGTAAATGCAGAGCTACCAAACAATCCATCAGACCTCTTTGATGATAGTGTTACTTTTGAGGAACTGATCCGTAAAGGGGTAAGTGATGAAGCTCCACCTGTTATGGTGTCAAATGTAGCTTATGGCAGAACCATTTATGTGAAATTAGAAACAACCTCTAAGAGCAAAGATGTACAAGCTGCATTTAAAGCCTTACTCAAGAATACCAATGTAGAAGCTAGCGGACAGTACAAAGACATTTTTGAAGATAGCTCCTTTACTGCTGTAGTATTAGGGGGAGATTCAAAAGAGCATAACAAAGTTGTCACAAAAGACTTTGATGAAATACGAAATATTATTAAAGATAATGCAGAATTTAGTCTAAAAAATCCAGCATACCCTATTTCATATACTAGTATTTTCTTAAAAGATAATTCAATCGCTGCTATTCATAATAATACAGACTATATTGAGACTACCTCTACAGAATATTCTAAAGGTAAAATCCTTCTTGATCATTATGGTGCATACGTTGCTCAATTTGAAGTATCCTGGGATGAATTTTCATATGATAAAGATGGAAATGAGGTACTTACCCACAAAACTTGGGATGGAAACTACCAAAGCAAAACAGCTCATTTCTCTACCGTAATACCACTTCCACCTAATTCTAAAAACATAAGAATTCTTGCTAGAGAATGTACAGGTCTAGCATGGGAATGGTGGAGAACGATTATAGATGAATACAATGTTCCATTAACTAATGAAATAAAAGTTTCAATTGGAGGAACTACATTACAACCATCAGCTAGTATTAGCCACTAG
- a CDS encoding MmcQ/YjbR family DNA-binding protein has product MEAYCLKHPGAVHDYKVEWEADRYQVGGKMFAMLGGDSNGKPILSLKCDPARAEQLRETYEGIIPGYYLNKSHWNSIYLDADIPTELWEKLITHSYELVFHKLPKKIQKELVK; this is encoded by the coding sequence ATGGAAGCCTATTGTCTAAAGCACCCAGGAGCGGTTCATGATTACAAAGTGGAATGGGAAGCAGATCGTTATCAGGTAGGAGGAAAAATGTTTGCAATGCTTGGTGGAGATTCAAACGGAAAGCCTATCCTATCCTTAAAATGTGATCCAGCTCGAGCCGAACAGCTAAGAGAAACATATGAGGGGATTATTCCTGGTTACTACTTGAATAAAAGTCATTGGAATTCTATTTATTTAGATGCCGATATTCCTACTGAATTGTGGGAGAAGCTGATTACTCATTCTTATGAATTGGTTTTTCATAAGCTTCCTAAAAAAATTCAAAAGGAATTAGTAAAATAG
- a CDS encoding DUF262 domain-containing protein translates to MLSDSLTIRKIISKITSGQIRIPAFQRGFVWSPEQVALLLDSIYKGFPIGSVLLWRTRERLEVEKNLDNFTLPEPQKDYPIDYVLDGQQRLTSIFSVFQTDLEPENDEGWLDIYFSFTSDNDIHESRFTPLKKEDFDRNKYFPMSVMLDSVKYRQAC, encoded by the coding sequence ATTTTGTCAGATAGTTTAACAATACGCAAAATCATTAGTAAGATTACCTCTGGACAAATACGTATCCCAGCTTTTCAAAGGGGATTTGTTTGGTCTCCTGAGCAAGTAGCCTTGTTGCTAGACAGTATTTATAAAGGTTTTCCTATCGGTAGTGTATTACTATGGAGAACTAGAGAACGATTAGAGGTAGAAAAAAATCTTGATAATTTTACTCTCCCAGAACCTCAAAAAGATTATCCTATTGATTATGTACTTGATGGTCAACAAAGACTTACATCTATTTTCAGCGTGTTTCAAACAGATTTGGAACCTGAAAACGATGAGGGATGGCTAGATATTTACTTTAGCTTCACAAGTGACAACGATATTCACGAGAGTAGATTTACCCCATTAAAAAAAGAAGATTTTGATAGAAACAAGTATTTTCCAATGAGTGTTATGCTTGATTCAGTAAAATATAGGCAGGCATGTTAA
- a CDS encoding suppressor of fused domain protein encodes MNFLKKIFGGKNNGEKSKDGTTIYKYEETSSYSPPAPMEYVEEIVEHFKTVFPGRESSVFHEIISDTIHIDVNIMKPTEEEPFWVLYTTGMSDLQMTIPVEMQEQLEDKFDRAEVMMFLPASWELTEESIQDENNYWPIRLMKQMARFPHQYNTWLGYGHTIPNYQDYEPYADGTGLNGVVIFQLKDELSVISTKDGNKVYAYFLLPLYKEEMDYKLEHGMDGLMEKLSELGNEVLVLHPNRRNTCE; translated from the coding sequence ATGAATTTTTTAAAAAAGATATTCGGTGGTAAGAACAACGGAGAAAAGTCAAAGGACGGCACTACTATTTACAAGTATGAAGAAACATCTAGTTATTCACCGCCAGCTCCCATGGAATATGTAGAAGAAATCGTTGAACATTTTAAAACAGTATTTCCAGGAAGAGAAAGCAGTGTTTTTCATGAAATTATATCAGATACCATACATATTGATGTGAATATAATGAAACCTACTGAAGAAGAGCCATTTTGGGTCTTATATACAACTGGTATGAGTGATTTACAAATGACGATACCAGTTGAGATGCAAGAGCAGCTTGAGGATAAATTCGATCGGGCAGAAGTTATGATGTTTCTTCCTGCTTCTTGGGAACTGACAGAAGAATCGATACAGGATGAAAATAATTATTGGCCTATCAGACTTATGAAGCAAATGGCCCGTTTTCCTCATCAGTATAATACCTGGTTGGGTTATGGACATACCATCCCCAATTATCAGGACTATGAACCATATGCAGATGGAACTGGGTTAAATGGAGTTGTCATATTTCAGTTAAAGGATGAACTCAGCGTCATTTCAACAAAGGATGGTAATAAGGTTTATGCCTATTTCTTACTTCCTTTATATAAAGAAGAAATGGATTATAAATTAGAACATGGCATGGATGGACTGATGGAAAAATTATCGGAGTTAGGAAATGAAGTGCTGGTTTTACATCCGAATAGAAGGAATACTTGTGAGTAG